The DNA segment CAATGGCGATGAGCAACTTTTCGAAGTATTGTTCACGTTTAAGTCAGAAGATTACGGTAAGTCATACATCGTTTTGTACCCAGCTGGTGCAGGCGAAGACGAAGAAGTAGAGATGTTGGCATACATCTTTGACCCAGACGAGACTGCAGAGTCTACTGAGGGTGGTTTGACGCCAATCGAAGACGACGAT comes from the Desertibacillus haloalkaliphilus genome and includes:
- a CDS encoding DUF1292 domain-containing protein produces the protein NGDEQLFEVLFTFKSEDYGKSYIVLYPAGAGEDEEVEMLAYIFDPDETAESTEGGLTPIEDDDEWSMVEERLNQFLDEQED